GAGGTGGCGAAGGAGGCAGGAGCGCTGCTGTCCTACGACCCCAACCTGCGGCTGCCGCTGTGGCCGTCGGCGGCGGAGGCCAGGGAGCAGATCCTGAGCATATGGGATGCGGCCGACATCATCAAGGTGAGTGACGTCGAGCTGGAGTTCCTCACCGGGACAGACTCGGTGGAAGACGAGGTGGCGATGCGGCTGTGGCGGCCCAGCCTCAAGCTCCTCCTCGTCACCCTCGGGGAGAAGGGTTGCAAGTACTACACTAAGGTAAAGCCTATCTCTGCTTCTTCATTCCTTTAATGGCAGAATGACGAGGAAATTTTGACTCGAATCGACTTTATGGTTTCATAAAATTCATTCCTTTAATTAAAATCAGTATAATTAAGAAAGAAGACACGAAGCAAAACCAAATCAAGATGATATGCATCACAATTCTTATTGTGCCTAAGATCTTATAATCTCTGTAGGAACGGCGGCTACATTTCTTCTAAGATTTCATTCAAGAGTTACTGTGTATTTGTCTGCTTTTCTTTGATGTCTCAAAAAATAAAATGGATCTTTTTTCTAGAATTCTTATAAGATATTTAAGATTGAGTTTGAATTAACTCATGAGAATTTATATCTAAAATTTAGTTTGATACTTCGGTCGAGATTTGAGCTCATCGGTTTTCTTGAATCCAGGACTTTCATGGCAGCGTCGAGTCCTTCGCCGTCAATCAGGTAGACACCACCGGCGCAGGCGACGCCTTTGTCGGTGCACTGCTGGGGAAGTTCGTCGAAGACCAGTCGGCTTTGCAGGTCAAGCATGCCATGCTTCATTTTCTTCCACACAAGCTTGCCTGCCATTAGAACAGTGATGGAAAGAGGCTGATTCATGTGTTGTGTTGCAGGACGAGAAGAAGCTGAGGGAGCTGCTAAGGTTCTCCAACGCCTGTGGAGCGATCACCACCACCAAGAAGGGCGCCATCCCTTCTCTGCCCAACGTATCGGAAGCCATGCAACTGATGGAGAGGGCATAAGAAATGCTTCGATTGCTGTGTTTTGAtacgagaactctctctctctctctctctctcttttgccttCGCTGTGTTATTGTTTCTTCCACCAGCTTTAATCTGGTGGCTGCAATTTGTTTCTGCTGTGATGTTCTCGTCATTAATCTCATTAAACTGCATTGGTGATGGTTTTTTTCCTTCATCTCTTTATCTTCTCAAACCTGCTCACGTATGTTTCTTCTGGCAGAACATTAAAAGCTTAATGGAAGTATATGATACCGTATGCACAAGATTTATATATGTTGTTTTGGAAGATTCATGATAATGACTCACTCCCATATATAAAGTCTATCATGAATAATAGGAAAAGAAATGTTTTTGTTTTCATTCGTAGACATCTATCTATATTATTGATTAGAAGAGGCAAAGCAATTACCATCCACCTTATTGAAATATTCATATATCTTTAATATCATCGATcctaaataattgaaatattatggtCTTATTGTTGCAGATTTTGCTATCAGATATTATCGATCAAGAGAATTTTATGTAGCTTGCAAAAACAGAACAGACAAGGATCAAGCATTTATCAAGATCAAGAACCCACCACTGGATTAGTTGGATCAAATACATTTATCGAGCCTGAAGTATCACATCGCATACAAGGAAATATATTAACATTTGATTCTGAGATTGGTTCAGGACACCGCATAAAGGTTTCACATTAATGTTTTGAAGGATTAATCACATTCAACAATGGCAGAGCAAACACAGGCTGCCTTGTTCCTACTCTAATTGCAGGGCTGATACATGACACACAGAACATAAGAAGCTTCCATATGTACAATTTTCGTGAAATCGCGACTTGTTCGATAGCTTAACACAGACAGTGCACTCTTATGGAGATAGAACCCACGTTCATTTCCACCTGCATAGCACAACTCACCAATATCAGAGGTGATTTGGCAACGAAACGGGGAACGCTCTCTGTTCTTCGGAAACTCATCATTCGAACTCCTACACCTGCAAAAGAATGTTAAAATGGGATGTCAACCGTCTTGAAGAATCAGCAAACAAACAGAATTAGTAGACCCAGATTCCAGAAGCAATATATTAAACGCTGCAAAAATTGCAGTCTTGAACCGATTTGCTCACCTCCACTCCAcatatagatatgattatgatATAT
The window above is part of the Musa acuminata AAA Group cultivar baxijiao chromosome BXJ2-6, Cavendish_Baxijiao_AAA, whole genome shotgun sequence genome. Proteins encoded here:
- the LOC135614106 gene encoding fructokinase-1-like; the protein is MVTVNGDAAGLVVSFGEMLIDFVPTVSGVSLAEAPGFLKAPGGAPANVAIAVARLGGRCAFLGKLGDDEFGRMLAAILRDNGVDDSGVTFDAGARTALAFVTLRADGEREFMFYRNPSADMLLTEAELNLDLIRKAKVFHYGSISLITEPCRSAHLKAMEVAKEAGALLSYDPNLRLPLWPSAAEAREQILSIWDAADIIKVSDVELEFLTGTDSVEDEVAMRLWRPSLKLLLVTLGEKGCKYYTKDFHGSVESFAVNQVDTTGAGDAFVGALLGKFVEDQSALQDEKKLRELLRFSNACGAITTTKKGAIPSLPNVSEAMQLMERA